ttctcctcctcctcctccttctccttctccttctccttttcttccttcccctcatccctttgcattccttttctgtctccccacttccttttcttatctttcttttcctttcctactcTTTTGCCTCATACTTTGAATTTCTTCTctgtataacattttttttactcttcaccACTTTCTCTGCAtaacatttttttcattcttcacaAGCCAGTGTAATTCAGTCAATTCACAAAATATGTTCTGTCTCCCAGGTTCAAGACGCCGCATTTACGGAGATCGCATCAGAGTCGCCCATCGTGACCCCCGTCATGTCACCCCAGAATGGAGAAATGATCTTCCAGATTGAGAATGGGGTACAGATCTTTTTCATTTATCCTGATGGCCGTGTCACCAGTCCGTCCTACCCTTCATTCTTGGCTGTGTTTACTTTCCCTGGTGAGTTTTGGGAGCTGttcattcttatttcatttccttttcatttatttatatcagcCTTGGTTTGCATCTAATGCCAAGAGAATTTGTTGTAATTTTGCGAGTTGTATATGTGAATTCATGAATATAACAATATCTGGCTACTTCTATATGAGAAAAGCACTTCAAGTGACATCCTTTAATATGGTAATTTGTTGGCAGAGCCTATAGGGCATAATGCTGGTCCCAATGGTGCACGAGGGTTCCTGCAGGTTGGAGAGTGGAGCTACCCCCTGATTCCAGCACGCAGCCCTGTCCTCCACTCCTTCTATGGGGCCTACATGTTTCCTGATGTCACAAATAATGTTCCAGGTTGGTGGGGTTATTAGCGTATCCATTCTCTTGTTATTGCTACTGTATAGGTTTCTGAATCTAAGCAGTTCTTGCAATCATAACCTGTTCTTAATAGAAATTAGCTTACAGaggcatatttttatgtatgaaatatgaattatttttatgaatttagTGTGAGGTGTGAGTACATCTCTTAAAACCGTTTAGAATCTGAGTCTTGTCTTATTGAATAGCTGTAGCCAAaacatgaatatgtgaatattatCCCAACTTTCCTTTGATAGGCTCAAGCGTTGGGGTCATCATCCCTGACACGGTGGAGAAGGAAACGCTGGAATTCTTTGAGCAGATCCTGATGCAGCTGACCTCCTACCAGGAGCAGAAGACTCCTGAGGGAATAGATGCAGAGAAGGAGACTGAACTTATCCACCAATCCACCTCAGAAAGGATTGCCTCAGGTTTGGTTGCAGGTATTGAGAGGAACAGCAAAATCACAAATGTCGTGTTGACATgaaaaggctttttttttattctttaatgtttttatttatttcttattttttgtttatttatttatttttccattcttGACAGTTTTTGTAAATGAATGCAGTGTATTTTGAAGCATGAGATTAAAAGGACTTTGGAAGTAGTCCAGGAATAAATTTTAAAACAATTACAGATTTTAGAGAAACTCACTTTTCTAACTTATAAGTTTGTAAAAAGAGATATATtgcccttttattttcatttttattatttgcatgAACATTTGACTGAACTAATTGGTAATTAACCCAAGCCACCAGGGATGGCAtgaccactgtgagtttaatttacTAATTgattttgcacatagatggctccacagtaactaaatcaccaatgagccaatgacAAGTACTAACTGtctcacatgtttacccttttgtcttgataataaaaaagaagaaaaaaaaatctgatatctgatagtgtaatatcaataacactaaaataatcataatggttgTAATATAAACAACAGCATCGATATTGACAGCATTGTTAACCCTACTGTGATGGTACCAGAAATCTCTGGGTGTCACTTATTCCAGAGACTTCTGGCAACCGTCGAGTCGAGTGGGGAGGTCCACTATGGATAGTGGAACTTCCCACTCGACTCGCTTTAGTTAGTCATGACACCTATAGATGTAGCCATGATGATCAGTTGGTTCTTCATGATGGCTACAGGTGTGCCcagctgtaagaaaaaaaaatacccgcgaactcaaggaaaggtgaaatcatgtgaggtcacaaggtctactaattgactcctttgtggctaagcacttgcagagccatctatgtgcagacatatttcacaaaacaatactacagtgaacacatttTCCCAGAGACATTGGGATAAAGAATCTGTATTACCAGACGTCACATACGTTGTGGACTAAATAACTAATATTTTTCAGCCTTTGCTTTACCTTAGATTCACTAGTTTGGAGAAGGACTCTTGCTCAAGTCAGGGTTTCACAAGAAATTACAAAAGAGGTATAACCATGTTACAATGCATAATACACAATAAAGTATGTGATTAAATCATCAGCTTTATGATAACTTTCTGAATTAATGCTCATCTTccagctgtttttttttaagcatgTTATGAGAattttgcttttgattttttgtgtatgtagatAGTTGGTATCATAGAgtatatcatccttttttttttctttgttcctttctgatttctttgtttattctgatttcttatttaatttctactttttcttcccatcttcgtttgtcttgttattcttttaatattcatccctcttttcttgttttgattcTGCTTCTAcactgatgtatatatgtgtatagtaaaTGTACATTGGTTTATTGAATTTGCATGTTGCATCTCATAAGCTACAAAAGGTTCAACTGATCAGCCttacatatttgttttcataAAAGCAAGGACTCTGatcagaaataagaagaaaatataaaaaaggacaaaTGCAAACTTGATCATATAGTTTGGAAGTGTGAATATATCTCACTCACCATCAGTCAACTTCCCCTGTTTTTATCCTACACACAAATTCAAACAGATTGATTTTACATATAGTCTCAGAGGATCTCTTGCCTTTTCACTATGAGGTTGTTTAACATTCTGCATGTGCATGATTTTACTGGGATTTTAGTTTTATGTTTAGATTGATGTTGATTTATGACAGTGATTTGAAGTGACAAAACAGTTAACCCTTCCAACACAAAGACAGGTAGACAGTAGCCAAAAGCATAAGACATACCTAGGACTTCACATATTATACTTacaaattttttttattctcattaaggCATAGAAGGTTGCAAAACttgattttctctttcatcctattTGATAACGTCCAAGAGCAGTTTTGCAGTATTTTTtggtaccatttttttttttttttttttttccttctgattttgtgattttataccattatgcctatatctttcctcttttcttttataatttttttttcccttctttggtttctttctctctttggttctTACCATGCAGTATTATGTGCATGATAACATGAATATTTCATAGTTCTGTAATTTATGAATAATTTGCTCAGTATTATCCAGGGTATATTGAATCATAGAACTGTGTGATTTTGCTGTACCATTCTgtagtttatttatctctctttaaaaTTTTGGTAGCTAAAAATATCTTTAGATGTAAATGTTGAGCTCTATTTAGTTACAAAATGCCATATATATGGCCTCTAGTAAATTTTCATGTAATTTTTTATTTAGGTTTCATTTCATGATTTTATGTTGCATGGGGGTAAAGTGAGAGACTCGTCACAGTCTGTGATTTCTAAATGTTTGTGAAAGCAGGAATATGTTCTAGTCTTTCAAtcaacagtaataaaattattttattcctcaaaatttatgtttttcttaatttcagtGTTTATTTACCTTATCTTTGATCCTTCAAAATTTGATTTATGATCAATATTTACATGATTataacattgtaaaaaaaaaaaaatattagattgaGGTCCATTTCGATGTAATCATCCTCTCATATCAGTTCACGAGAAGATTTTTTCATATAATGGATTTACAAGAAAAATTTTGTTCTCTCCATTGAACCTTTGCAGCATATTGATGGTCAGAATTCCTGGGTAATGAAGTATTTAGTGAAGTGTAGTGAAGGATCATTGTCTCAGTTAGAGCGCTAGGTGATGTATCTACCTCTATAGATTGATTAGGTTTTTGTCTCTCgtaaatttttctttcctttgcagAGTTACAGGTGAGTGAGACACCATGcacatactttatgtatatattagagatagatagaaagatatagatgttgtttttctgtattttagtattttttagtacctctctcttttcgtcccaTTTTGCATCAGCCTCATTTTATGGGAGACGTTTTTCCCTCAACAGGAGCCGAAGCCATCTCGaagggggtggtgtggggtgcaTCTAAACTGAGTGAGCTCATAACCATTGGCTCTGAGAACTTGAAGGAATATGTCCAGcctgaagaaaataagaaggaaattgATCCCAAGTGGCAGACAACAGCCAAGGTGGCACGGGATGTTTCTGGCAAGGCAGTAAAAGTCAGCGGATTTCTCTGTAAGCATAAGCATAAAAGACTGTTTcagcttctctctgtctctctttctttatttctttctttctttctctttctctctttctctctttctctctttctctctttctctctttctttctttctttctttctttctttctttctttctttctttctttctttctttctttctttctttctttctctctctctctctctctctctctctctctctctctctctctctctctctctctctctctctctctctctctctctctctctctctctctcatatattgaTTATTAGTAGTCAAAATGCATTTGCATCTTACTTAATTCACTGAACCTATTAATATCCTCCATTCATCCCTTGGCTGCCAGTGAGCCAAGTAGGCAAGGCAACCATGGCACTTGGCAGGCGAGTGGCACCACATATCCAGAAGCATGGGACACGAGCCATCTCTCACCTGACcgggcagaaggagaaggaagccaGTTCAAATGTAAGAAAAGAGTTTGGTGTGGTAGAATTTTCTCTagttttgtgtgtgcttatatactgtAGAGTATctagtttgtttgtatttttttcagctcattttttttttttttctcactcttgctTTTATAGTTTGATTATCATGGGTATAATAGTGGATTGTAGTTTGTGTGATATGTAGGTACTAGTTGAGTGATTTAGATGTGTTTTATATAATACTTTGGAAAaaattgtatttgtgtatagagTTTGCAGACTAGTAATCATGTGGCTGTGTTTATTTAGGTTCTCAGTCATGGCTAAATACATCCCTTTCTATATATAGAGTATAGCTGAGCACTTATGTGATATTTAGTATGAACTATTTGCATAAAAAGCAAATAGTAAAAGTGGTGACAGCAAGTGGTTATTCAACAAGAGAAACCACATTACAAATTATTTCACTGAATTTTGGAGGTAGATGTCATAAGCTTAGGATATTTTGCATCATAATTCAGTCTTTTGACCCATAGATTCTTATATTGCAAGCTATATGCAGTTGCTATTGTCCTGTGTCATAATACCTTTACAAAATGCAGCAACAATTAGGATAGATAGGGTAAGATGCTCTGCTGATGAATGCTGCAAAGTGAGAATGAGGAGATAGGCCTGAAACCTCTTTGAATTAGAGCAAAGGTTAGAGATACAGTTGCTGTATTTCCGAAATGTTGATTGTAGTCTTTAGTTCATGCTGATGCATAATAAAATAGAGAATATTCATCATTCAAAAGGAAGTTTCTTGAAGTACTAAAAGCAGTTTATTTTCTTACAAGCAGTAGGATGATGAAGtgtatttttaactttttatttccTGTGTTGTTATGTTTATAAGCAAATCCAAGACTTTAAGTTTAGCATGATTCAGTTTGTAAAAGTGTAAAAACAGTGTGTTGCTTTACTACTATATCGTTAGCATTGGAAGTCTTATAGTCCTCCCCTAGACTAATGCTGGCTTTATGCATGTACCGCCAGGTGGAGGGTGTGTTGGAGGTAGCCGCAGGGGCCGTGAAGGGTGCCTCCACAGTCTACATGAGTTTAGAAAATGCTGCTGCCACTCTTGCTACCAGTATCACTCAGAACACTGTCAAAGTGGTCACTCACAAGTATGATTTTCCCCTTCATGTTGTACAGCAGACAGgccaaatttttaaatatatatattttctctctctctctctctctctctctctctctctctctctctctctctctctctctctctctttcttttttaagatatattttacctttttttttatatattccctttcccccatttcctattctcttttcttccacagCCATTTTTAGCacttctttccatccttttcttGGTCTTCTGAGGTTTCCTATCCCTTCCACTCTATTCCTCAACTATATCTTtttatgtaaatttttttttcacatagacaGATTCTGCATATAGCCTTCTTTGgctcttccttcctgtcttcaaAAGGTTTGTTTGCTTAATTTTGTTGAATCTTTTCCACATTTTTCCAACATATTTCTTACTTTTGAAGCTGTTATTTTAGTATATTGCTAGTATTCCAATATAATTCCTATTGCTTCTTTATTcttggtacatatatatgtatatgtgtctatatatatatatgtatatgtgtctctctatatatatatatatatatatatatatatatatatatatatatatatgtatatatatatatatatatatatatatatatatatatatatatatatatatatatatattgtatttatgtatgtatgtatatatatgtgtatatatatatgtgtatgtatgtatgtatgtatatatatatatatatatatatatatatatatatgtatatgtatatatttaaatatgtatgtatatgtatatatttatctatgtatatataaatacatatatacatatatacatgtgtatatatatgtagatatatacatatatacatatgtatatatatatgtatgtatatgtgtatatatatattcaaatgtgtatgcatatgtatatatgtatttatatacatatatacatgtatatatatgtatatatatatacacatatatatacatgtgtgtgtatatatatgtatgtatatgtgtgtgtgtgtgtgtgtgtgtgtatatgtgtatgtatatatatatatatatatatatatatatatatatatatatatatatatatatatatatatatatctccattgtATAGTTACagtcttctttttatcttatctcctttatgagtatgtatatattcacttaaATTAAGACTTCAGATTATTCCACTGTTATTTGTGGTGGTAATTTTTCCTTGTGAATGTTGTGCAGGAAAATTATTAATTGTtctcatattcatattttgttgtgtttattgttcATATTTATTGCATAAAActttattgatgttttttctttgttctgtttaggagggaagtatgtttttttttttctgtgcagaATGGAAACACATTATTTAAAAAGGTTTTCATGTCTATTTTCACCATTGATGAACAAGCTCAATGTttacagcattattattgtcCAGGTGACAGATTTGAGAAGCtgataatttattaattttcacaGATATGGTGAGGAAGCAGGCGACCTCACAGGCAACACACTTTATGCTGTAGGGCAGACTGCTTTGGTTGGGCATAACATCGCTTCACTGGGAGTTAAGGGCATTGCCAAGCGAACAGCCAAAGATACAGGGAAGGCTCTTGTTCACCAGCACGAGGAGAAGAAGCAGTCTAAACTAGCTGGAGgagtggaagaagtagaagaggccATGGAAGtcacagaggaggaaggaaacaacCCTCCTCCAAAGCCCAttcgagaaaagaagaagaaacctcTTTAAGaagttctcttttttctccttcagttttcttctttctctgattctttttttctcagttattatttcatttcacCGTTTTAAAAGAAAGCAATGGATAGTTCAGCTTGTTGTAAAGGACATTAAATATACAGGTAATAATATGTTatcttgttgttgatattaacagtgatagtaTTATACTAATGGgccttatcatcatattttccagtgaattataatgttgttgtttttttcttatgcatagtgatatattttatatatgttgctGGAGTATCTTTACTTTCCATTCAAGCCATCTATACTTACTATTCTAACAGGATGATGAAGCTTATTCATTGGGTATTTCATTGACCAAAAAATGGCAGGTGGTTAGAAAAGCTTTTCGATTGTATTGAAGATCGGTTCTCCTGTTGGGCCTCGCGTTTTATGACGGCCAACCGACAGAAATTACTCATAGCAAGGTTACAACCAGTGAAGAAATAGATAATGTTATTTATAAAGGCTAGAATGGTTGAGAGAAGTATAATTGTGGCTGAGTGTTTATGTTGCATTAGAGCTGTTTATTTTTCCCTAGAACTCATAGACTGGACAGTACAGGAAAGTGCCATAACTGTCAGAGTATTTGGGCCAAGAGAGAGATTATTGTAAATAGAAATGATTTTTTTAAGAAATCAAAAAATTATAAATGCTTCATGTAAATACTTATTTTTCCTTACCTAAGGACATCAAAGGATTAACTTCAAATTAAGGTTGCAGACTATTGCTGAGGCTGAGTTGAAGATGATTAGCTATTCCCCAAGAGATGATCATGTATTTAAAGACAGTCAGTTCTAATATACTATAATAAAGTTTGCTTATCATGGCCCTATTCCTCATGTGTCTGCCAGGGGGGTATCCTCATGTCACAAATCCATTACCTGGGTCATGGTAAATTTTCTCTCTTCACATCACAGGGTAACCATTCCTGCTGGTGCCTTAATTCTTAATAAGTGAAATTCTTGGCTTATTTTGTGAGTACTTGGGTTTCCTTTGTAGGATATTATCAAATGAAGATTTGTATACATTAttgatttcatgtttttttgtgttttgccttgtgtatttgttgttattgttttactacAAAATGTGTATGAT
The nucleotide sequence above comes from Penaeus chinensis breed Huanghai No. 1 chromosome 3, ASM1920278v2, whole genome shotgun sequence. Encoded proteins:
- the LOC125038529 gene encoding spartin-like, with amino-acid sequence MSSETPEKNPPTRPAPPTTLMMNTEAASQEEEFVKTYREAYKYIDHGITLATQNMHTQAGSVLQKGLALIDKALTIKIENFDCSGEKIQHYAEMQNKMRCTRKEVLNHFTDGQTAMNPSAGAAAPGLEDAPPSYEDYLRSLDSGRVTGVTSVIQSIHKICSVSQVQDAAFTEIASESPIVTPVMSPQNGEMIFQIENGVQIFFIYPDGRVTSPSYPSFLAVFTFPEPIGHNAGPNGARGFLQVGEWSYPLIPARSPVLHSFYGAYMFPDVTNNVPGSSVGVIIPDTVEKETLEFFEQILMQLTSYQEQKTPEGIDAEKETELIHQSTSERIASGLVAGAEAISKGVVWGASKLSELITIGSENLKEYVQPEENKKEIDPKWQTTAKVARDVSGKAVKVSGFLLSQVGKATMALGRRVAPHIQKHGTRAISHLTGQKEKEASSNVEGVLEVAAGAVKGASTVYMSLENAAATLATSITQNTVKVVTHKYGEEAGDLTGNTLYAVGQTALVGHNIASLGVKGIAKRTAKDTGKALVHQHEEKKQSKLAGGVEEVEEAMEVTEEEGNNPPPKPIREKKKKPL